One region of Brassica napus cultivar Da-Ae chromosome A10, Da-Ae, whole genome shotgun sequence genomic DNA includes:
- the LOC106385327 gene encoding uncharacterized protein LOC106385327 — protein MMDITVNELSRKGIAAQNHHSRSDSVASIPKIHQEKTQAFSNLSCSAVKVGEKRQRDEFAAELCNADEQNKRRRSDANIDAETGEELVQPEISECSHPKFNVFEKLRAEATFAVGQTWALYDPAGGMPRLYAQIRKVSSPSFGLRITYLEPDPDDEKHIQWCEQDLPVSTGKFRLGKNENTKDISKFSHLIQSHEGSNTGRHFTISPRKGETWALFKNWDINWSSEPDSHRSHEYEFVEILSDYTDEAGVFVSYLHKAKGFASVFFRIGTGPADIFRIYNLYRFSHMVPSFRLTGTEAKGVPKEAYELDQAALPKTIQEVMVPSESNSKPKRQEIYFATKGKVFQTGQIWSFCSGYDDLPLYYGKIQKITFTQAFKEEPVFKLHIGRLKPTTPFPKDVVEWRDRGMPVGCGTFYARKALEIITPSQVSHQVIPQVSLDGNEYTILPKIGEVWAIYRYWSVHIDVEDLEFGLYDIVEVLDDSLEDYKVQMLVQESYLDDDENYNRYFKGATEYVDNEVEGSEPIFTIPKSERIRFSNKVHALRVTKEIHGELNDLFCMEFNAVPINILLH, from the coding sequence ATGATGGATATCACTGTAAATGAGCTAAGTAGAAAGGGAATAGCTGCGCAGAATCATCACAGCAGGAGTGATTCAGTTGCATCCATACCAAAAATACACCAGGAGAAGACTCAGGCTTTCTCTAATTTGAGTTGTTCTGCTGTGAAGGTTGGTGAGAAGAGACAGAGAGACGAGTTTGCTGCTGAGCTCTGCAATGCCGACGAACAAAACAAGAGAAGACGTTCTGATGCTAATATAGATGCAGAAACGGGAGAAGAGTTGGTACAACCAGAGATTTCTGAATGTTCTCATCCAAAGTTTAATGTCTTTGAGAAGCTGAGGGCAGAGGCAACCTTTGCGGTTGGACAGACATGGGCTCTTTATGATCCAGCGGGTGGGATGCCTAGACTGTACGCTCAGATCAGAAAAGTTTCATCTCCTTCGTTTGGCCTAAGGATCACATACTTAGAGCCAGATCCAGATGATGAGAAACATATCCAATGGTGTGAACAAGACTTGCCTGTTTCCACCGGTAAGTTCAGGCTTGGGAAGAACGAGAACACAAAAGACATCTCCAAATTCTCTCACCTTATCCAAAGCCACGAAGGAAGCAACACTGGTCGTCACTTCACCATCTCCCCAAGAAAAGGCGAGACTTGGGCCTTGTTCAAGAACTGGGACATCAACTGGTCTTCAGAGCCAGACTCTCACCGCAGTCACGAGTATGAGTTTGTTGAGATCTTGTCAGATTACACTGATGAAGCCGGTGTCTTTGTTTCATACTTGCACAAAGCAAAAGGCTTTGCAAGTGTCTTCTTTAGAATAGGAACTGGTCCTGCAGACATCTTCCGTATCTACAATCTGTATCGATTCTCCCACATGGTTCCTTCCTTCAGACTTACAGGAACTGAAGCAAAAGGTGTGCCAAAAGAGGCTTACGAGCTAGACCAAGCTGCGTTACCCAAAACAATCCAAGAGGTTATGGTCCCTTCAGAGAGTAACAGTAAGCCTAAACGCCAAGAAATCTACTTTGCCACCAAGGGGAAAGTCTTTCAGACCGGTCAGATTTGGTCATTCTGCAGTGGCTATGATGATTTGCCTCTGTACTACGGTAAGATACAAAAGATCACTTTCACTCAAGCGTTTAAGGAGGAGCCAGTGTTTAAACTACACATTGGTAGGCTAAAGCCAACTACTCCTTTCCCTAAGGATGTTGTCGAGTGGAGAGACAGAGGAATGCCTGTTGGTTGTGGAACTTTCTACGCAAGAAAAGCTCTCGAAATCATCACCCCTAGTCAGGTTTCACATCAGGTCATCCCTCAAGTCTCATTGGATGGAAATGAATACACCATTCTCCCTAAGATTGGCGAAGTTTGGGCGATATACAGATACTGGAGCGTTCACATTGATGTTGAGGATTTGGAGTTTGGTCTTTACGACATTGTGGAAGTTCTTGATGACTCCTTGGAGGACTATAAGGTTCAAATGCTGGTGCAAGAATCATatcttgatgatgatgagaattATAATAGGTATTTTAAGGGAGCTACGGAGTATGTAGATAACGAGGTGGAAGGGTCGGAGCCTATATTTACGATCCCAAAGTCAGAAAGGATCAGGTTCTCGAACAAGGTTCATGCTTTGCGTGTAACCAAAGAGATACATGGGGAGTTAAATGACCTTTTTTGTATGGAGTTTAATGCGGTGCCTATAAATATTCTACTCCATTGA
- the LOC106388237 gene encoding uncharacterized protein LOC106388237, giving the protein MEKTNLDGAPELAAHHNQTFSSATNTGEKRKREGFVSEERESGNSCETEEVIIVGDTKAIKDFGFGGGEQSQRSVFSKLQAFNGQSNMSLKGSLGKKEAREEPERAKQDSTFNDFDKLREEVNFAVGQTWALYDDKVDGMPRLYAQITKVPVPGFCLSVRWLEPDPDPKEEIQGYEKGLPVSVGRFKLGKTEDIKDRRRFSHLVQCSEGSSAGTFSVYPKEGETWAIFKAHITSLSSYFNHDWSAHPDSHSKYNYAFVEIFSEDCDYRRVPIGFLHKAKGFPGVFCRFNKEVDMSYIKRGCTMQFSHRVPSFKTTGIEAEGVPCRGAYELDPAALPENIKEIDVPLHLLEEPSPTVSNHGEEDSTHSQCVYFASKGITFQTGQVWSLCSGDDNLPRHYGKIQKITFIQAFEQDPVVKLHIGRLKARPNKGVIQWSDKDMPIGCGNFRARKVLEIFTDLDVFSRQIRESSEDGDDYSILPKTGDVWAIYRNWSKNIGVVDLKSQTYDLVKVLDDKLDYKVLLLTPVGGFKSADSAGFGSAYVAATEHWIDNAEVRFTIPKCEMLRFSHQVTTSRVTKEVHGTWQEVYEPAIETSPVLSCAVSVGEKRKRNDHGEDFDGLKFNDFEKLRKEVNFSVGQTWALYDKVDGMPRLYARIRKVSAPSFGLRIAYLEPDPDDEKQIQWLEEDLPVSAGQFKLGKHHNTKDLSIFSHVIHCMEGSKTGHLTVSPRKGETWALFKNWDINWSSEPASHRSYEYEFVEILSDYADKAGVSVAFLHKAKGYASVFFRMGTSPADIFRILPHRLYRFSHRVPSFKLTGIEGVPKDAYELDQDALPETIEEIMMPSISETQPKAIYFASQGKVFQTGQFWSFYSGDDESPRYYCKIQKVSFTLVLNQEPSFKLHISRLKKALPFPEDVIDWKEGKMPRGCGTYYPRTVLETITPSELSQQVMPQASMDGKEYIILPKIGEVWITYRSWSADIEVDDDLDGLGYDIVEVLDDTLDYQVVLLDRESFYEEDKKFEYKWFSPGTKYKYKELGGLMPIFTIPKSERLRFSHSVRASRITREIHGELKDLFKVDSRPLPYFLSGD; this is encoded by the coding sequence ATGGAAAAGACTAACCTTGATGGTGCTCCAGAGCTTGCTGCTCATCACAATCAGACATTCTCTTCTGCTACAAACACTGGggagaagagaaagagggagGGATTTGTGAGTGAAGAAAGAGAATCTGGAAACAGCTGCGAGACTGAAGAAGTTATTATAGTTGGTGACACTAAGGCTATAaaagattttggttttggtggAGGAGAGCAGTCTCAGAGGTCTGTGTTTAGCAAGCTACAGGCTTTCAATGGACAAAGCAACATGAGTCTTAAAGGGTCTTTGGGAAAGAAAGAAGCAAGAGAAGAACCAGAAAGAGCAAAGCAGGATTCAACTTTTAACGACTTTGATAAGCTGAGGGAAGAAGTGAACTTTGCGGTTGGACAGACATGGGCTCTTTATGATGATAAGGTGGATGGGATGCCTAGATTGTATGCTCAGATCACAAAAGTTCCAGTTCCTGGTTTCTGTCTTAGTGTCAGATGGCTTGAGCCTGATCCAGACCCCAAGGAGGAGATACAGGGGTATGAAAAAGGGTTGCCTGTTTCTGTTGGTAGGTTCAAACTCGGGAAAACCGAAGATATAAAAGATCGCCGAAGGTTCTCTCATCTGGTTCAGTGCAGTGAAGGGAGTAGCGCAGGGACATTCAGTGTATACCCAAAAGAAGGAGAGACGTGGGCTATCTTCAAGGCTCACATCACATCTCTCTCCTCGTACTTTAACCATGACTGGTCAGCACATCCTGATTCACACAGTAAATATAACTATGCATTCGTCGAAATCTTTTCAGAAGATTGTGATTATCGTAGAGTACCGATTGGGTTCTTGCATAAAGCAAAAGGTTTTCCAGGTGTGTTTTGTCGCTTTAACAAAGAAGTTGATATGTCTTACATTAAGCGTGGCTGTACAATGCAATTCTCCCATCGTGTTCCATCATTTAAGACGACTGGAATAGAAGCAGAAGGTGTGCCTTGTCGAGGTGCTTATGAGCTGGATCCCGCAGCATTACCAGAAAATATCAAAGAGATTGACGTCCCTTTACATCTACTAGAAGAGCCTAGTCCTACAGTGTCAAACCATGGGGAGGAGGATAGTACACACTCGCAATGTGTTTACTTTGCTAGTAAAGGAATAACTTTTCAAACAGGCCAAGTCTGGTCATTATGCAGTGGTGATGATAACTTGCCCCGGCACTATGGCAAGATTCAGAAGATCACGTTTATTCAGGCTTTTGAACAGGATCCGGTGGTTAAATTGCATATAGGTCGGCTAAAGGCTAGACCCAACAAAGGCGTCATCCAGTGGAGTGACAAGGATATGCCCATCGGCTGTGGCAATTTCAGGGCAAGAAAAGTTCTAGAGATATTCACGGATCTTGATGTGTTTTCACGTCAGATAAGAGAGTCCTCAGAAGATGGGGATGACTACAGCATCTTGCCCAAGACTGGTGATGTTTGGGCAATATACAGAAACTGGAGTAAGAACATTGGCGTCGTTGATCTGAAGTCCCAGACTTATGATCTTGTGAAAGTTCTTGATGATAAGCTGGACTACAAGGTACTGCTATTGACTCCTGTTGGTGGGTTTAAATCAGCCGATTCTGCAGGTTTTGGTTCGGCGTATGTTGCTGCTACTGAGCATTGGATTGATAATGCCGAAGTGAGATTCACAATCCCAAAATGTGAAATGCTCAGATTCTCGCATCAGGTTACTACTTCGAGAGTAACAAAAGAGGTACATGGAACTTGGCAAGAAGTTTATGAACCTGCTATTGAGACATCGCCTGTTTTGAGCTGTGCTGTTAGTGTTGgtgagaagagaaagaggaatgATCATGGTGAAGACTTTGATGGTCTGAAGTTTAATGACTTTGAGAAACTGAGGAAAGAAGTAAACTTTTCGGTCGGGCAGACTTGGGCTCTTTATGATAAAGTGGATGGGATGCCTAGATTGTATGCCCGGATCCGAAAAGTTTCAGCTCCTTCCTTTGGGCTTAGGATTGCGTACTTAGAGCCAGATCCAGATGATGAGAAACAGATCCAATGGCTTGAAGAAGACTTGCCTGTTTCTGCTGGTCAGTTCAAGCTTGGGAAACATCACAACACAAAAGACCTTTCGATATTCTCACATGTTATACACTGCATGGAAGGAAGCAAAACGGGCCATCTCACTGTTTCCCCGAGAAAAGGAGAGACTTGGGCTCTATTCAAGAACTGGGATATCAACTGGTCTTCAGAACCAGCTTCTCACCGCAGTTACGAGTATGAGTTTGTTGAGATTTTGTCTGATTACGCTGACAAAGCTGGTGTATCTGTTGCATTCTTGCATAAAGCAAAAGGGTATGCAAGTGTCTTCTTTCGAATGGGAACTTCTCCTGCAGACATATTTCGCATTTTACCTCACAGATTGTATCGATTCTCCCACAGAGTTCCTTCCTTCAAACTGACTGGAATTGAAGGTGTGCCTAAAGATGCTTATGAGCTGGACCAGGATGCGTTACCAGAAACAATCGAAGAGATTATGATGCCCTCAATCTCTGAGACTCAGCCTAAAGCCATCTACTTTGCTAGCCAGGGGAAAGTTTTTCAGACTGGTCAGTTTTGGTCATTTTACAGTGGTGATGATGAGTCGCCTCGGTACTACTGTAAGATTCAGAAGGTCTCTTTTACTCTGGTACTCAACCAGGAGCCAAGTTTTAAACTACATATAAGTAGGCTAAAAAAGGCTCTTCCTTTCCCTGAGGACGTTATCGACTGGAAAGAGGGGAAGATGCCTCGTGGTTGTGGAACTTACTACCCAAGAACAGTTCTTGAAACAATCACTCCAAGTGAGCTTTCACAACAGGTAATGCCTCAAGCCTCTATGGATggaaaagaatatataattctCCCCAAGATTGGTGAAGTATGGATCACATATAGATCCTGGAGTGCTGACATTGAGGTTGATGATGATTTGGATGGTTTGGGTTATGACATTGTAGAAGTTCTTGATGATACATTGGACTATCAGGTCGTATTGCTGGATCGCGAATCGTTTTATGAAGAAGATAAGAAGTTTGAATATAAATGGTTTAGCCCAGGTACGAAGTATAAGTATAAGGAGTTGGGTGGGTTGATGCCAATATTTACGATCCCAAAGTCGGAAAGGCTCAGATTCTCGCATAGTGTTCGTGCCTCTCGTATAACAAGAGAGATACATGGAGAGTTAAAAGACCTTTTCAAAGTTGACTCTAGACCATTACCTTACTTCCTTTCTGGCGACTGA
- the LOC106387810 gene encoding serine/threonine-protein kinase RUNKEL, with product MNQYHIYEAIGHGKCSTVYKGRKKKTIEYFACKSVEKSRKSKVLQEVRILHSLNHPNVLKFYAWYETSAHMWLVLEYCVGGDLRTLLQQDTKLPEDSVYGLAYDLVIALLFLHSKGITYCDLKPSNILLDENGHIKLCDFGLARKLDDISKSPSTGKRGTPYYMAPELYEDGGVHSFASDLWALGCVLYECYTGRPPFVAREFTQLVKSIHSDPTPPLPGNPSRSFVNLIESLLIKDPAQRIQWADLCGHAFWKSKINLVQLPPQPTFDKMIGIHPKPCLSEHNGDRPNKTPQKSREKDPKGGSRHNENNTQGSRGHETPQKGTPAGSKVQTKLPSKATEEKHGGRPGANRQVNILRLSRIAKANLQKENEKENYRRPLPNSNENCAEVKIQNTDMELDFDEDNDEEVPDESEGNENTPCAKDERVLNQNESHQRQGVRSNNVPDENSSPNETPTSAEAKDCQEEQSEPIEVSAALPCASPLVKTHRGREVSGLTVNHDSSKTPNSISDVLWHLSDLSVRPVMPSKKSDKEAVPSLSFEAPQPSDFGKMGKQELEPLNNRIITVLSGSSAGISEKQNLIRYLETLSGNADAANILTNGPIMLVLVKVLRLSKTPAFRVQIASLIGLLIRHSTSIEDDLANSGILDSLTNGLRDKHEKVRRFSMAALGELLFYISTQNEHKDFKPTESPSKEIRSASGWQVSNALISLVTSTLRKGEDDLTQLYALRTIENICSQGAYWATRFSSQDLISNLCYIYRAVGKQESMRQTAGSCLVRLARFNPPCIQTVVEKLSLKEIASSFVKGSAREQQVCLNLLNMAMIGSHTFPSFGRHLVTLAEEKNLFPSLLSVIEQGTEVLRGKAVLSVALLCKNSRRWLTNFFCNTRFLPVVDRLAKEKDSYVQQCLEAFVNVIASIIPGLLDTITNDIQQLMTGRRHGPGSTLNNRAAQKTNAHLFPVVLHLLGSSSFKNKLVTQQILRQLANLTKLVEASFQGRDDFRITLLQVLECIAEDAPLVKQNAEIIIREILPSLAAIYNGNKDGDARFLCLKIWFDSLTILLTECTDIEQQTSEDLKSVSNSHFLPLYPALIQDEDPIPAYAQKLLVMLVEFDYIKISNILHQNTVSQCFEFLLGDLSSANVNNVKLCLALASAPEMETKLLSQLKVVRRIGNLLEFVNAKDMEDFLEPTLSLCRAFLLRSLGNKKGLSSNYSKEPMLLSESSFTFEVDPQECIRDIADFGSNIGLFLHLAGLDDTSIAVADIASECVVLLLKAASREATTGFLTNLPKITPILDSWGRGNSTEMQLLVLKRILHCLGYACKQYLSHAMILSISGHDVNKINAIVSEIKNSDVAGLSSVASLVVVELQRLPHR from the exons ATGAACCAGTACCACATATACGAAGCTATTGGTCATGGCAAATGCTCG ACTGTGTACAaaggaaggaagaagaagacgatcgAGTATTTTGCCTGCAAGAGCGTCGAAAAGTCGCGCAAGAGCAAGGTTCTTCAAGAG GTCAGGATCCTTCACTCGCTGAATCATCCCAACGTACTCAAGTTCTATGCTTG GTACGAAACTTCTGCTCACATGTGGTTAGTTTTGGAATATTGCGTTGGGGGTGATCTCAGGACGTTACTGCAACAG GACACTAAGCTGCCTGAAGATTCGGTCTATGGTCTTGCGTATGATCTTGTCATAGCCCTGCT GTTTTTGCATTCGAAAGGAATTACATATTGTGATCTGAAGCCATCAAACATCTTACTTGATGAAAATGGACATATTAAG CTTTGCGATTTTGGGTTGGCAAGGAAACTAGACGATATTTCCAAATCTCCTTCCACG GGAAAACGTGGAACTCCGTATTATATGGCTCCAGAACTATATGAAGATGGAGGGGTCCATTCTTTTGCTTCTGATCTATGGGCACTTGGCTGTGTGTTATATGAATGTTACACAGGGAGACCTCCTTTTGTGGCAAGAGAGTTCACCCAGCTTGTGAAATCTATTCATTCAGATCCAACTCCTCCACTGCCTGGAAATCCGAGCCGTTCATTCGTCAATCTTATTGAGTCTCTTCTTATCAAAGACCCAGCTCAAAGAATACAATGGGCAGATCTCTGTGGTCATGCATTTTGGAAGAGTAAGATCAATTTAGTACAGTTGCCTCCTCAGCCTACTTTTGATAAGATGATTGGCATTCATCCAAAGCCATGTCTTTCCGAGCATAACGGAGACAGACCAAACAAGACCCCTCAGAAGTCTCGGGAGAAAGATCCAAAAGGAGGTTCAAGACACAATGAGAACAATACTCAAGGTTCAAGGGGTCATGAGACGCCACAAAAGGGTACCCCTGCTGGTTCTAAAGTTCAAACGAAGCTTCCTAGTAAAGCAACTGAGGAAAAGCATGGAGGTCGTCCGGGTGCTAACAGGCAGGTGAACATTCTAAGATTGTCAAGGATCGCAAAGGCAAATCTCCAAAAGGAAAATGAGAAGGAAAACTACAGGAGACCCTTACCTAATAGCAACGAGAACTGTGCTGAAGTTAAGATCCAGAACACTGATATGGAACTTGATTTTGATGAAGACAATGACGAAGAGGTACCAGATGAATCAGAAGGAAATGAGAACACCCCTTGTGCAAAGGATGAAAGAGTACTGAATCAAAATGAGAGTCACCAAAGACAAGGAGTTAGGAGCAATAATGTCCCTGATGAGAACTCGTCTCCAAATGAAACACCAACCTCGGCTGAAGCCAAAGATTGCCAAGAAGAGCAGTCAGAACCCATTGAAGTGTCAGCTGCGCTACCTTGTGCTAGTCCTCTAGTTAAAACTCACAGAGGAAGAGAAGTTTCTGGGTTGACTGTAAATCACGACTCGTCTAAAACACCTAATAGCATCAGTGACGTCCTTTGGCATTTATCTGATCTTTCTGTTAGACCTGTGATGCCCAGCAAAAAAtctgacaaagaagctgtgcctTCTCTCTCATTCGAAGCACCACAGCCTTCTGATTTTGGTAAGATGGGAAAGCAAGAACTAGAACCGCTTAACAATAGGATCATAACGGTTCTAAGTGGGAGTAGTGCTGGCATCTCAGAGAAACAGAATTTGATCAGATACCTCGAGACACTGAGTGGCAATGCTGATGCGGCCAACATCTTGACCAACGGGCCAATAATGCTTGTGCTTGTTAAAGTTCTGCGATTATCCAAGACCCCGGCGTTTCGTGTACAAATTGCTTCACTAATTGGTTTGTTAATTCGGCATTCTACTTCTATTGAGGATGACCTGGCAAACTCTGGTATTTTAGACTCTCTTACCAATGGCCTCAGAGACAAGCATGAAAAAGTGAGAAGGTTCTCTATGGCAGCTCTAGGTGAATTGCTATTCTACATCTCGACTCAAAATGAGCATAAGGATTTTAAACCAACAGAATCCCCATCTAAAGAAATCCGGTCTGCGTCAGGTTGGCAG GTTTCAAATGCATTGATCTCTCTAGTAACATCTACCTTACGCAAAGGAGAGGATGACCTGACTCAGCTCTACGCGTTAAGGACAATAGAAAACATCTGCAGTCAAGGAGCTTATTGGGCCACCCGTTTCTCTAGCCAAGATTTGATAAGCAACCTCTGCTATATTTACAGGGCAGTAGGGAAACAGGAGAGCATGAGGCAGACTGCTGGATCATGTTTGGTCCGTCTTGCTCGTTTCAACCCTCCTTGCATTCAGACGGTTGTAGAAAAGCTTTCACTGAAGGAAATAGCTTCATCTTTTGTCAAAGGCAGCGCACGAGAGCAGCAAGTCTGCTTAAATCTTCTGAATATGGCTATGATTGGAAGTCACACTTTCCCAAGCTTTGGAAGGCATCTTGTGACATTGGCAGAGGAGAAAAATCTCTTCCCTAGTTTGCTTTCCGTCATAGAGCAAGGAACTGAAGTTCTTAGGGGTAAAGCTGTTCTCTCCGTTGCACTTCTCTGCAAAAACAGTAGGCGATGGCTAACAAATTTCTTCTGCAATACAAGATTTCTTCCTGTGGTGGATAGATTAGCCAAAGAAAAAGACAGTTATGTGCAACAATGTCTTGAGGCATTCGTGAATGTGATCGCCTCCATAATACCGGGTTTGCTGGATACGATAACCAATGATATCCAGCAACTAATGACAGGAAGACGCCATGGACCTGGCTCTACCCTAAACAACCGAGCAGCTCAAAAGACTAATGCACACTTGTTCCCTgtggttcttcatcttcttggaaGCTCTTCGTTTAAGAACAAATTGGTAACTCAACAAATTCTACGCCAGTTGGCAAATCTTACAAAACTTGTGGAAGCTTCATTTCAG GGACGAGATGACTTCCGTATAACCCTTCTTCAAGTTCTAGAATGCATAGCAGAAGATGCTCCTCTGGTTAAACAAAACGCTGAGATTATTATCCGTGAGATTCTCCCATCTCTGGCTGCAATTTACAATGGTAACAAAGACGGGGATGCTCGGTTTCTCTGTTTGAAGATCTGGTTCGATTCATTGACAATCCTCTTAACCGAATGCACGGACATCGAGCAACAAACATCTGAGGATTTGAAATCAGTATCCAACTCTCATTTCCTCCCACTATACCCTGCACTGATCCAAGACGAAGATCCAATCCCAGCTTACGCACAAAAGCTCCTCGTCATGCTCGTTGAGTTTGATTACATCAAAATCTCCAACATACTGCATCAGAATACAGTTTCACAATGCTTCGAGTTTCTTCTCGGAGACTTATCAAGCGCAAATGTGAACAACGTCAAGCTCTGTCTTGCCTTGGCTTCAGCTCCAGAGATGGAAACTAAGCTACTTTCTCAGCTCAAAGTGGTGAGAAGAATCGGGAATCTGCTAGAGTTCGTGAACGCCAAAGACATGGAAGATTTCCTTGAGCCTACTTTGAGTCTCTGCAGAGCTTTTCTGCTAAGGTCACTTGGGAACAAGAAAGGTCTCAGCTCCAACTACTCGAAAGAGCCAATGCTTTTATCAGAATCATCTTTCACATTCGAGGTCGATCCACAGGAGTGTATAAGAGACATTGCAGATTTTGGTAGCAACATTGGCTTGTTCTTGCACCTCGCGGGTCTAGATGACACGAGCATCGCAGTAGCAGATATTGCCTCTGAGTGTGTCGTGTTGCTACTTAAAGCTGCGTCGAGAGAAGCCACTACAGGTTTTTTAACTAACCTTCCTAAGATCACACCGATTCTGGACTCATGGGGCAGGGGGAACAGCACGGAGATGCAACTGTTGGTTCTGAAGAGAATCTTGCATTGTTTGGGTTATGCGTGCAAGCAGTATCTATCGCACGCGATGATTTTGTCGATATCAGGACACGATGTCAATAAGATCAACGCCATAGTCTCTGAGATCAAGAACTCAGACGTCGCTGGTCTTAGTAGCGTCGCTTCTCTCGTTGTTGTGGAGCTGCAGAGGTTGCCTCATCGCTGA
- the LOC106385321 gene encoding classical arabinogalactan protein 25, producing the protein MMKKKMAPSSFLNKLLIIILFISLSSLSSLSSSLPSTPTISPPFQELSPEIAPLLPSPGDALPSGAGAGTIPSSPSPPDPDTSDGSSYPDPAFAPFASPPVSSPAPPSHPLTGVVLLFLIVSSASLWLCGVIALL; encoded by the coding sequence atgatgaagaagaagatggctcCTTCCTCTTTTCTCAATaaacttctcatcatcatcctcttcatctctctctcctctctttcttctctctcttcctctctacCTTCTACTCCAACCATTTCTCCTCCCTTCCAAGAGCTTTCGCCGGAGATCGCTCCTCTCCTCCCTTCACCAGGAGACGCTTTACCTTCCGGCGCCGGCGCCGGTACAATCCCTTCTTCTCCAAGCCCTCCTGATCCCGACACTAGCGACGGCTCCTCGTACCCTGACCCGGCTTTTGCTCCCTTCGCTTCTCCGCCGGTTTCTTCTCCTGCTCCACCGTCTCATCCTCTCACCGGAGTTGTACTCCTCTTTCTCATTGTCTCATCCGCCTCGCTATGGCTCTGTGGCGTTATAGCACTACTATAG
- the LOC106387809 gene encoding tubby-like F-box protein 11 — MTLRSLILEMRSRSHRVVHDLASAADSTPSASSEANRWSDIPEELLREILIRVEAADGGGWPSRRSVVACAGVCRGWRLLMNETVAVPEISSKLTFPISLKQPGPRESLVQCFIKRNRATQSYHLYLGLTNSLTDEGKFLLAASKLKHTTCTDYIISLRSDDMSRRSQAYVGKVRSNFLGTKFTVFDGNMLPSSTSTGPARLRKNRSYNPAKASAKVPLGSYPVSHITYELNVLGSRGPRKMQCVMDTIPTSAMEQPRGVSSSEPSEFPYLGGSRSTFSRSQSKPLRSSSSGLSHLKETPLVLSNKTPRWHEQLRCWCLNFHGRVTVASVKNFQLVAAAASSGVGGGEGLSPERQNERIILQFGKVGKDMFTMDYGYPISAFQAFAICLSSFETRIACE; from the exons ATGACCTTACGAAGCTTGATCCTTGAGATGCGCTCGAGGTCGCATCGTGTGGTGCACGACCTCGCCTCCGCCGCCGACTCGACTCCCTCCGCCTCATCTGAAGCTAATCGCTGGTCAGACATCCCAGAGGAGCTTTTGAGGGAGATTCTCATCAGGGTCGAAGCTGCCGACGGTGGCGGTTGGCCGTCGCGACGCAGCGTGGTGGCTTGTGCCGGAGTCTGCCGCGGATGGAGGCTGCTTATGAACGAAACCGTCGCTGTCCCTGAGATCTCTTCTAAATTGACTTTCCCCATCTCCCTCAAGCAG ccTGGTCCAAGGGAGTCTCTGGTTCAGTGTTTCATCAAACGTAACCGAGCTACGCAATCATATCATTTGTATCTCGGGTTAACCAACT CGTTAACTGATGAGGGGAAGTTTCTTCTTGCTGCGAGTAAGTTAAAGCACACGACTTGCACGGATTATATTATTTCTTTGCGTTCTGATGATATGTCAAGGAGAAGCCAAGCTTATGTTGGCAAAGTCAG ATCAAACTTCCTAGGAACTAAATTCACAGTCTTCGACGGAAACATGCTGCCGTCGTCAACGTCAACTGGACCCGCAAGGCTGAGAAAGAACCGATCTTATAACCCCGCAAAAGCTTCAGCAAAAGTTCCTCTTGGAAGCTACCCGGTCTCTCATATCACATACGAGTTGAATGTCTTAGGCTCCAG GGGACCAAGGAAGATGCAATGCGTGATGGATACAATACCTACAAGTGCAATGGAGCAACCTCGAGGAGTATCATCTTCAGAGCCATCAGAGTTTCCTTACCTCGGTGGTTCTCGGTCAACTTTTTCCAGGTCTCAATCGAAACCACTACGCAGCAGCAGCAGCGGCTTAAGCCACCTGAAAGAGACACCGTTAGTGCTGAGCAACAAGACACCACGGTGGCATGAGCAGCTACGTTGCTGGTGCTTGAACTTCCACGGCCGCGTCACAGTGGCTTCAGTTAAGAACTTTCAACTAGTGGCTGCGGCAGCTAGCAGCGGTGTTGGCGGTGGCGAGGGGTTGTCACCGGAGAGGCAGAACGAGCGGATAATACTGCAGTTTGGGAAAGTTGGGAAAGATATGTTCACTATGGATTATGGATACCCAATCTCAGCTTTCCAGGCCTTTGCCATTTGCTTGAGCAGCTTTGAGACTAGAATCGCCTGTGAATAA